The stretch of DNA TTATCACTTCACTCCACACTGTATTTATATATTCTTATATATTTACCattacagcagcatcagcagctgtgaccagtgaggaggagaaaaccagtgagaggaggagaaaaccagtgaaaggaggagaaaaccagagagaggaggagaaaaccagtgagaggagcagaaaaccagtgaggaggaggagaaaaccagtgagagaaggagaaaaaccagtgagaggaggagaaaaccagagaggaggagaaaaccagagaggaggagaaaaccagtgaggaggagaaaaccagtgagaggagaaaaccagagatatttatatatattcatGTTTTCTGATGTTGAAATCTCAAATATTTCCAACTTTAACCTGATATTTTGTTAGAAGCCAGATTCTCTTTGGCTTCTGTGATGATCTGAAGCTCTTACTCATCACGGAGCCTCTGATGACACGAACTGGTCTTTAACTGGTCTTTAACTGGTCCTTAGTGGGGCCACACGTGTGCCCAGTGTCAGCAGACTGCAGGGCTGCTGGCGTCTCTGTGGGCGTGGCtcccgttagcattagcattagcattagcagtgatGATGTGAGAGAGCGCTGatggaggagacagcagagctgTGTTAGCTCTGTGGTTTAGCCACAGCTGcgcatgttgttgttgttgtttactgaTGATGCCTCGGTGATCGTGTTCTCTAACGTCTGATGGGTCCCAGCAGACGTGATTCTGGGAACAAGCGGAATCTTTCTGTTTCCATGATGaaagctgctgtcctgctgctctgatgAAACTGGGCCAAGACCAGTTCCACGCCAGCACACGTGACTCTTGGATCCAGTCAGACCTGGACGAGCCCGTTCACCATCACACGTCCGGCGgtcaggacagatggacggcTGAGATCTGGGATCTTTGTACTAAAGACACCGGTCCGGACGGTTGGGACTCACACTGGGAACGCCGGGTGTCTGGACCTGGACGCTGGGATTGTGCCGGTCGCCATGTTCTGCACGACGAAGGTGAGAACCTGTTTGGAAGCTTGAGGCTGGCGGAGCAGGTTGCTGGTGTGGGGTCAGGTGTCGTGTTTACTGTCAGGACTTCCTGTCGACAACGACAACGACACGTTTCCAGTGGTTGAGACTGGTTTTCTCTGCTCGTCGTCATGGCGCCGCTGACACGCCGCCcccgctccctcctccccaaccTCCCTGGGGAAGGAGGAGTGGCCGACATCTTGTAAATAAACCCTCCTTCAGCTTTACTTCCTGTTAGGGGAGGGAGGACGGGACGAGGGGGCGAGAGGAGAGGTCCAACAGAACCAGGAAGAAACTCCTTGAATCTGCGTTAGAGCgattttcctccttcctgagaGGATCCGGAACTGATCCAAGGTTCTTCTGTAAGTTCTGGTCCATCAGATATTCTGGCTTCTTCAGGTGGGAGCTCAGCTCTAAAGTCCCATTGAATGCAGATGTGAATAGAGCAGCGGTGGGGGGAgtcacagcccccccaccgAACACTGAagccctgctcctccccctccccctccccccaacaacACGACtacgctcgctcgctcgctccggcagaggagagagagcgaggctTTCCCACCACAGAGACGCAGGAGGTGGCGAgagggagatgatgatgatggaggcgAGCTTTGACACCGAGGAGAGTTTTGACGATCCCTCCTGTCTCGCCCCACAGCCCCCCGGCTCGGTGTCCCCCGCCAAGAGGCAGATCAGGGAGGTCAAGGAGACCAAGATCACGGTGAGTgaggtcttctgctgctgctgtgctcctccaAGTTCCTGTGTGTCTCCGTCCTCATCTGTTGACATCACGCTCGACTGTAGCCTCGTAGCGccagggggagtgtgtgtgtgtgtgtgtgagtgtggtgtgtgtgagtgtgtgtgtgagtgtgtgtgtgtgtgtgtgtatgtggggggggggaccaaacGCCATCTCAGTCCACATCTGTTGTTCACATCATCTCACTGGTGTTGATGCTCATCGTGGATAAAGTAGCTCTTACGTAATTCTTCCcagtttgggggtgggggggtggggggggtccaggtTGTTGACCCGCTGCAGCCGCCACTGCCGTCAAgagtactggggggggggggggggggggcttctgccAGAGTCGATGGTGAGACATGCAGCAAGTccagtttccatggtgacaatAGAAGTGATGAAAGAAGAAGTgatgaaaaggagaaacaacAGATTCTGCTTTATTTCACTGGTCTATTTATAATCCGAGTGTCTGACAGAGAAAAAGTGTCCGGAATTTCAAGGGAAAACACGTTTAGCTGTTGACGGGATAAAATCAGCTGGAATCCCGAATGTGGGACTGAGTGACGAAGACGTCCTGGCGACTCGGGTCCAGGTCGTCCAAAAAGACGCTggcgtgatgatgtcatcaagcGTGGATGATGGACAGAATCAGTGATGACTGAATCAGCGCTCCAAGATCGGAGCTCGGCCATGATGGATCCACCATCGTTCCGACTGTTGCTGTCCAACAAAGGGGAGAAGATCCCAAACCGCAGGTGAGCGCAGGAGCTGCGTCTGGCGTCAGGAGGCCACAAAGGTGCCTGTTTATCGCTCCTCATGTTACACAACCGTACTCTACTctcctgttgtcatggagaccaGCACACATCCACGGCTGCGGGGAGAAATGGACCCCGGTAGGAAGTCAGGCGGTGGAGACCGCCACCTTGTTTTCACCTTCATCCTCAGCCGTCACCGTTCCTCCCTGATTAAACATTCATTTACCTGTTGCTACAGCCAGACGCTCGTTAGGACCCGACCAGGAGCTCCGATTGGTtcctgaggaggagaaacaaagcaCAGAACCATCGGCCACCATGGCGAGTCTCTGACTGttgtgggtgggggaggggcggtaatttgttgcctagcaacagcagcagagcgtTCTACAGTGTGATCAGCTGGAACAGGAGAAAAGACGAGTTTTAGAATTAGGAGAGTCGGAACAAAAGACCTccagagcctgtgtgtgtgtgtgtgtgtgagagtgtgtgagagtgggtgtgtgtgtgagagtgtgtgtgtgtgtgagtgtgtgcgtgagagtgtgtgagagtgggtgtgtttgtctgtgtgtgtgtgtgtgtgtgtgtgagtgtgtgtgtgagtgtgtgtgtgagtgtgtgtgtgtgtttgtctgtgtgtgtgtgtgtgtgtgtgtgagagtgtgtgcgtgagagtgtgtgagagtgggtgtgtgtgtgtgtggtgtgtgtgtgtgtgtgtgtgtgtgagtgtgtctgtgtctgtgtgtgtgtgtttgtctgtgtgtgtatctgtgtgtgtgtctgtgtgtgtgagagtgtgtgtgtgtgtctgtgtgtgtctgtgtgtgtgtgtgtgtgtgtgtaagtgtgtgtgtgtgtttgtctgtgtgtgtgtctgtgtgtgtgagagtgtgtgtctgtgtgtgtgtttgtgtgtctctgtgtgtgtgtgagtgtgtgtctcagtgtgtgtgtgtctcagtgtgtgtgtgtcttagtGAGTGTCTgtctcagtgagtgtgtgtctcagtgagtgtgtgtctcagtgagtgtgtgtctcagtgagtgtctgtgtgtgtgtttgtgtgagtgtgtgtgtgtgtttgtgtgagtgtgtgtgtgagtgtgtgtctcagtgtgtgtgtctcagtgagtgtgtctcagtgtgtgtgtgtgtctcagtgagtgtgtgtctcagtgtgtgtgtctcagtgtgtgtgtgtctcagtgtgtgtgtctcagtgagtgtgtgtctcagtgtgtgtgtgtctcagtgagtgtgtgtctcagtgagtgagtgtgtgtctcagtgagtgtgtgtctcagtgtgtgtgtgtctcagtgtgtgtgtgtctcagtgagtgtgtgtctcagtgagtgtgtgtctcagtgtgtgtgtgtctcagtgtgtgtgtgtcaccttcAGCCCAGCGGCTTCAGTCTCATCCTGCTACTGAAGCAGCCATAAAGCAGAAGTCGCCTCGGGGTCGTCATGGAGATAAATGTGCTCATTTTGCTTCTGGGTGTGAGAGGAACATAAACATCAGCCATTATGGATTTGGGGGGAAACAATCAGTGAGATCTCTGAGGCAGAAAATGCAGCGTGGCAGTAAACCAGCGTCTCCTGGGTGTGTAGCCGAGCTTCACCTCTGGACTCTTACGCAACAGCAGCATTGCTCATCTGCTCTGAAGTTGGTGgaatcagagaggaagaggtcagcGCCCCCGGACCGGCATGGACAcacaacacgtgcacacagcgACGCACAACGTTACACACAGCTTCATACAATGTTACACACAGTTACATAGAATATTACGCACAGCTACACAAAGTTAGCAAAGCTACACACAGCGACACACAGCGACACTCagctacacacagctacacacagctacacacagctacGCTCAGCTACACACAGCGACACTCAtctacacacagctacacactgctacacacagctacactcagctacacacagctacactCAGCTACACACTgctacacacagctacacacagctacacacttctacacacagctacacacttctacacacagctacactcagctacacacagctacacacagctacactCAGCTACACACTgctacacacagctacactcagctacacacagctacacacagctacGCTCagctacacacagctacacactgCTACACACAGCTCCGTGGCTCTGTTGTCTCCAGGATGGATGAGGTAGTTTGTTCAGTTGCTGGAATCCTCTGGGACGATTCCCTGAAGGATTCACCTCTATGGACCCACACGAGTCCTTCACAGCATCTGTGGCTGCTCAGTGATctgaggaacagagaggaacgGGTCCTCAGGGTTCATCATGGGTCCTCAGGGTTCATCAAGGGTCCTCAGGGTTCATCAAGGGTCCTCAGGGGTCCTCAGGGTTCATCAAGGGTCCTCAGGGTTCATCAAGGGTCCTCAGGGGTCCTCAAGGGTCCTCAGGGTTCATCAAGGGTCCTCAGGGGTCCTCAGGGTTCATCAAGGGTCCTCAGGGTTCATCAAGGGTCATCATGGGTCCTCAGGGTTCATCAAGGGTCCTCAGTGTTCATCAAGGGTCCTCAGGGTTCATCAAGGGTCCTCAGGGTTTTCTCGGCCTTCAAGTTATCTCTCTGACTTTACCTGTTGACGACTTCTTCACATTGTGTGTTGACGTGTGACATCAAAGACCTTTACTTTagttcttcctgtttcctgtttgtttccctTCAGATCAATTGTGTGACGTTTCCTCTGCCTGGAGAaggtccagagcagcagctgctgaagcccAACGAATGGAGCTACTGTGATTACTTCTGGGTGAgttctggatggatggagggagggaggaagggagggagggatggatggatagatggatgggtggatggatgggtggatgaatgttggatgggtggatgggtggatggatggatgggtggatgaatgttgaatgggtggatggatggatggatggatggatggatggatgatggatggatggatggatgggtggatggatgggtggatgaatgttggatgggtggatgaatgttggatgggtggatggatggatggatggagggatggatggatggatggatgatggatggatggatggatgatggatggatggagggatggatggatggatggatggatgggtggatggatgggtggatggatggatgatggatggatggatggatggaggggtggatggatggatggatggatgggtggatgggtggatgggtggatggatggatggatgatggatggatggagggatggatggaggggtgggtcTTCAGGGGGGTTCCTGGTCAGACTCCTTCTTGATGATCTTCTCCTCAGACGGACAGGAAGGACCCTCAGGGGACGTCAGTGGCTGGTTTTGagttcctgctgcagaagcagctgaagagTAAACAGATGCAGAAGGAGATGGCGGAGTTCTTCCACGAGAGGTGAGACGGGTTCTACTGACGGGTTCTACTGACGGGTTCTACTGGCAGGTTCTGCTGGCAGGTTCCTTTTTATGGCCCAGTTTCATTGGTGCTTCATTTCCCTGAGAATTGTCCCTGCTGAGCTTCCTCACGTGTCCTCAGGTGTGGGGGGACGTCAGGACACCGAGGGGACGGATCAGGACCTTCCCGTTGTCTCCTGagcttttgtgtctttttctgtttcaggaTCAAGATTGAGGAAGAATACGCCAAGAACCTGTCCAAACTGTCCCAGAGTCCTCTGGCCCTACAGGAGGAGGGGTGAGTCCCCCCAAATATACGTAAAGTATTTACAGACACTGGTTAAAACACTCGTCAGTCAGAAACACGTCTATTAACACACATCAAACCTGTAATTACAAACAGTCGTAACACAACTGCGGCTGCAGCAACATGATGCTACAAACATGAACTAAGGAACAGAAACGCGTGTCTTCATAATCCTCCTCCAGGACTCTGGGAGAAGCCTGGACTCAGCTGAAGAAGAGCCTCCACGACGAGGCTGAAGTTCACCTGAAGTTCTCCAACAAGGTACCGCCTGGCTccactgtttcctgtttgaatgCTACGCTCGTTAGCGTTAGCACGGTGCGTAGCTGGACGGTGAAAATGACCACGGTCGATTAGCAGCCGAGCGGAAATAACCTTAAATAACTCGGAATCTGCCTGGGAGCTCCACTCGTTGTCTCATTAATTAGTTGGGTGTTCTGATGAGTCTCCACCCAGagccaggaccccccccccacccccgacgcTACACCACGGAGACGTGACGTCCACGTCTGTTTCTCTGGTCTTCACCCAACCAACCATGAGGTCTTTGCTTCCACAGCTCCACTCTGAGGTGGAGAAACCTCTGCTGACCTTCAGGGGCGACAACTTCAAGAAGGACCTGAAAAAGTACGACCACCACATCGCCGACCTCCGGAAGCAGCTGGCCAGTCGCTACGCGGGCGTGGAGAAGGTACCCTGCTGTGGTCCTGTTCAGCATCACATCCCATCTCCTTTAGGTTCTGGGCGACAGGAAGTCCAGACAGGTTGCGTAATAGCGGAACCTTTAGCGTCCTACAACTCTTGGTTGTATTTTTAGACGCTTCCACCCACTGAAATCGCTTCATCAGGGAGAGGTTCTGGAGTACTCGGACCTTAGCctggtttgtgttgtgttgcaggCCCGTAAAGCTCTGGCAGACCGGCAGAAGGATCTGGAGGTGAAGACCCAGCAGCTGGAGATTAAACTCAGCAACAAACACGAGGAGGACATAAAGAAAGCCCGGAGGAAATCCACACAGGcaggtcagaaccagaaccggcTCGTCGTCTGGGCCTTCCTCCAGCTGAAGACAGCTTATGCATGTTGGTGAATGAAGAGTGTAAACATCTCAGATGGCTTCAGACCTCTCACACGTGAACACAGACCAGCTGTAAAGGTGCAGAACCGCTGGGGGCCACAGGGGGCAGTGGTGGACACACCGACGGGACAAACCAGAGCCAAGAAGAAGATGCAAATTCATCTGAAGTtaccaatccatccatccatccatcacccatccatcatccatccatccatccatcatccatccatcatccatccatccatcatccatccatcatcatccataatcatcatcatcatccatccatccatcatccatccatcatccctccatcatccatccatcatccatccatccgtccatccatccatccatcatccatccatcatccaccatccatcatcatccatcatccatccatcatccaccatccatccatcatccatccatccatcatcatccatccatccatccatccatcatccatccatcatccatccatcatccatccatcaacatccatcatcatccatccacccattatccatccatcatccatccatcatccatccaccatccatccatcatccatccatcatccaccatccatccatcatccatcatcatccatcatccaccagcctccatcatccatccatccatcatcatccatccctccatccatccatccatcatccacccatcatccatccatcatcatccatccatccatccatcatccatccatcatccatccatccatccatccatccatcatccatccacccattatccatccatcatccatccatccatccacccatccatccatccatcatccatcatccatcatcatcatccctccatcatccatcctcatccatccatccatcctccatccatcatccatccatccatctccctccatcatccatcatccgtccatccatccatccatcatccatccatcatccatccatcatcccttcatccatcatccctccatccatccatcatccatccatcatccatccatcatcccttcaatcatccatccatcatctccatctcatccatcatcatccctccatcatccatccatccatcacccatcatccatccatcatccatccatccatcatccatccatcatcctccatccatcatccatccatcatccatccatcatccctccatcatccatcatccctccatcatccatcatccatccatcatccctccattatccatcatccatccatccatccatccatccatccatccatccatccatccatccatccatccatccatcacccatcatccatccatcatccatccatccatcatccatccatcatccctccatccatcatccatccatcatccatccatcatccctccatcatccatcatccctccatccatccatcatccctccatcatcatccctccatcccctctCAGTTATCAGCCCAGATCGGTTCAGGTAAATCTTCCATCACTGCTGAGGGAGTGACGTCACCCCGCGGATGGAGCGTCACAGGATTCCCTCGTCTTACCGGTGTCAGAGCGCCCCCCGGTGGCCGCGGGCGGCagcacaggagcaggagcgacAGATCCCAACAGAAAAGTTTGACGGTTTGAGTTTCCTTCCTGCAGGAGATGACCTGATGCGCTGCGTGGATCTGTACAACCAGACCCAGTCCAAGTGGTTCGAGGAGATGGTCACCACCTGCATGGTAACGCGACACCAGAACCCTCCGGTCCACGTGGCTCTGTTGTCCCGGTTGACTGTTTGTGTTGCCCCTTCAGGAGTtggagaagctggaggtggagcgGATCGAGTGGATCCAGACGCACCTGCGTCAGTACACGACCCTGCGGCACGAAACCGACATGTTCAACCAGAGCGTGAGTCCATCGGTCCCGTCTCAGATCCGTGTCTTCCTGCTGCctgaggttctgctgctgttctcaggTGGTGGAACCTgtggaccagctgctgcagaaggtggaTCCGGGGAAAGACCGAGAGCTGTGGGTGAAGGAGAACAAGACCGGGGAGGTCCGACCCGTGGATATGGACATATAGACCCGTCCGGACCGGGCCGGACCGGGCCGGCCTGTCAGTGTTACCTCGTCTCAGAACATTTGGACGCTACGTGTTGGGATCACACCTGGATTCGTCCTCGTTCCAACTGGAAAATCTGCAGGAGAGTTTTTCTCCCAGTCCAGGCAAACGGCGCCAGACCAGCATGTTCCCCTGAAGTCATGACGTCATCACCGACCCGGATCAGACCCAtaaatcagctgattggtctttATTTTCAAATACGGCATCTACGAATGAATCTATTTTCATATCTTGCATGAAATCGTTGCTTTAGGAGATCCGCCGTGTTGCTTAGTGGTCCAGATGTTCTGTGAATTAGCCCTTAAGAAAAGCGAAACCACGCCCCCTCGCTGGGATCGCGCGTGAGGATTTAGGCCAGGGTCGTTTAACTGGACCACCTGACTGGACCAGCCTTCAGTGCCTCCCGGTTCTGCTCCCGGAACGTCCTCCGCGTGTTCCGCACCCGTCTGTACATACTAGCGTTGTTAGCTGTAGGACAAAATAGTTGCCGTCATGAGGACATTTGTGAGGTGGCGAGGACAGTTGGCGCCCGGAGACGCTGTCCCAGCGGCCCGGCTGTCCTCGCAccgctgttgtgttgctgtgctggaCGGCTGCATGTTACCTGTCCGTGTTTACCTGTCTGTGTTTACCTGTCCGTGTTTACCTGTCCGTGTTTACCTGTCCGTGTTTACCTGTCGTCTGTCCGTCCTCATCCGTTTGGACTTCACAGATTAAATTTGGAGCCGAGTCCATCCAGAAGAGCGACCAGCTCCGTTGTTCGGTCGTCTGCgctctgttgtgtgttgttgtgatgCTTCATCCGCCGTTGTTGCCGCCCGTTTCCACGGTGATGTGATGTTTGGTTCTGGCGGCCTGCTGTGGTCCTGCCGTCTTGACGAGGATGTTGGATCAGATCTGACCTCTGTCCAGATGCTGTGTCGTGGAATgcaacataaaaaataaatctcttcaTGGGAAATGAAACATCAGCCCTGTGGTCGCACAGGAAGTTCTGTCGTCACGGCAACGCTCCCCGCCCTCGCCGTGTTCGGTTAGAAAGGttatttgtgattttatttcacCGACTTTAGACGTGAAATGTTGCTCGCCGTGTTGCCTCACAGGTAAATTTGGTAGATTTGAGTAAAGAGTTGCTAACGGCGACGCGGCGGCGAAGAGGGCGTGTCTAACGTGACCTTCAGCAGCTAATCCGATTGGCTGAAGCTGGGTCATTAACTTGAGCCTAATTCCTCTCATAATCAGCTCTGCTCTCCACTTTCCATCTAAGGCacgaaacaaacacaaacaacgaGGACGGGAGGTTGGAgtcaaggtcacatgacccccagGCGGGGGGGGAGCCGATACTCCGGCTATGCGTTTAAATAGGCGCCAAAAGACGTTTCACtaaatataaaaacatctgaaatgatGACGTTAACGAGCGAAAAGTTGATCTAAAGCAACTTTAatacatcaaagcatcaaaaagCCACATTTATGGAATTCTGTGAAAAAGTTTGGGAGCCTAAACTCATTAAATCAGGTGGGGATGATAAAAAGTTCGTTAAACGCAGCTCTTTTTCTCCCGGTTTCCTGTCGCTGGTCAGAGGAAGGAGTGGACGTCTGA from Takifugu flavidus isolate HTHZ2018 chromosome 18, ASM371156v2, whole genome shotgun sequence encodes:
- the gas7a gene encoding growth arrest-specific protein 7a isoform X2, with amino-acid sequence MFCTTKPPGSVSPAKRQIREVKETKITINCVTFPLPGEGPEQQLLKPNEWSYCDYFWTDRKDPQGTSVAGFEFLLQKQLKSKQMQKEMAEFFHERIKIEEEYAKNLSKLSQSPLALQEEGTLGEAWTQLKKSLHDEAEVHLKFSNKLHSEVEKPLLTFRGDNFKKDLKKYDHHIADLRKQLASRYAGVEKARKALADRQKDLEVKTQQLEIKLSNKHEEDIKKARRKSTQAGDDLMRCVDLYNQTQSKWFEEMVTTCMELEKLEVERIEWIQTHLRQYTTLRHETDMFNQSVVEPVDQLLQKVDPGKDRELWVKENKTGEVRPVDMDI
- the gas7a gene encoding growth arrest-specific protein 7a isoform X1 — its product is MMMMEASFDTEESFDDPSCLAPQPPGSVSPAKRQIREVKETKITINCVTFPLPGEGPEQQLLKPNEWSYCDYFWTDRKDPQGTSVAGFEFLLQKQLKSKQMQKEMAEFFHERIKIEEEYAKNLSKLSQSPLALQEEGTLGEAWTQLKKSLHDEAEVHLKFSNKLHSEVEKPLLTFRGDNFKKDLKKYDHHIADLRKQLASRYAGVEKARKALADRQKDLEVKTQQLEIKLSNKHEEDIKKARRKSTQAGDDLMRCVDLYNQTQSKWFEEMVTTCMELEKLEVERIEWIQTHLRQYTTLRHETDMFNQSVVEPVDQLLQKVDPGKDRELWVKENKTGEVRPVDMDI